AGTAGACATTACTGATAATGCCGGTGTTGCTACCAGTTGCGCTTTGCTATCTTTCTCTATCAGATCAATTATTGATTGCGGTAACTCAGCAAGAGCCGCGTCATTAGGTGATACTATCCACTCATAAGCTAAACCTGATTTATGAACAGACGGCGGTGCAACAACATAACCACTGTCACACCTAACATCTAAAGCAACACCATCAACACGCACCCTATTTTGCAAGCCACCTGGTGGGCGAACAAAATAGTAGTGCTTACCTTTAGCTGTCTTTGCTACGGGCGTTACTAAACTATCGGGCAAAAGTTTATCGATAGTTGCTTGCGCTTGCTCGCTATCAACATCAACAACTATTAGTTGCGATATCTTGCCTGTAACGATGCCTATGTTTGCATCAGGCCATTTTTCAAACCACGCTTGCACCTCTTCTGTTGTAGGCACTCGCTGCTGGAAATCTGCCCATGGTATGAGTGGCTTTTTGCCCCTTGGTTCAATGGGAATAGTAGGCCAACCTTTTGCGGCATAGCTAAGAATTAATTCGATAGTGCAAATCATGTAAAAATCCTTTGTTGCTCATAAATTTTTCTTCTCATGAGCTGATACACTACTCGCGCATTTACATGATTGGCAATTCATTAATTATATCAATATGTTACAAGGATTTGCTGTGAGATCCGTACTTGCTAAAATGCTAAAAAGTAAGTTTTGGCGAATGTCGAAAACGATAATTGTGAGATCCAAAGAACGTAAAAAGTGACAATTGTGAGATCGTAATTTAAAAATATCCGATTTGTGAGATCTACAACCAATCAGGTAATATTAAATGCCAACGATCAGTTTTTAACTGTAAGCGATATCCTTGCCCAGAGTCTGAAATAATAAATTCCTCAACCTTAAATCTTGGGAGGTTTGCCTGCTGTGCTGCAAATTGTATAGCATCGCGCAGATCTTTCATTTGACGTCTAATTGCGGTTTTAGTTCTTACAGGCCCGCTATTACCATCAAAAGAATAAACTCCTTCATCAACAAGCTTACAAAACGTTTCAAAATGCTCACCCTTTGGAACATTAGCGTTGCAACCATCTAACCAAACCTCGTGATTATCTCTATCCAGGTGCAAAACAACTTCGTTTAATTGATGGTTATTGATTGAACTTAATTGATACGGCAGTGCGCTTTTACCATGAAATTTAATCAAATAATCTTCGGCTGATGTTGCTGACGCTAAATTGCGCCAATCATAAGGAGTAGTAAACGTATTATGCTTTAGTATTTGCTCATGAGATAATTTCACTTTATCTTCTGGTTGCCATGCATCACGATAACCACTGATTGAAGTTTCAGCACCTAATATTTGAATCATTCGTCGGCAATCTATCAGACCGATATGTAAGCGAGATGCAACTTCCAATATGCTGTAGTTGCGAAATGCTTCTTCATCAGGATTAGCGGCCAAGTCTTCTTGAGCCATATCAAGAAATGCAACGATATGACGCAGAGTGCGTTTAGCTTCTATAAAACAAGCCATGACTGGTAATCTAAGAGCAAGCCGTCTATAGCCACCAATTTCGGTAATATAATTTCGATCTATTAAATCTCTCAATATTTGATCGATAAGGTCTGGCGACACTAGCTCTTCTTTTGACCTGCCTAATATGAACCCGCTTTCGGCCATTCGCATCTCTCAAGCCACCAATCAAATATCATACGCAGTAGGTTTTGAGCATCAATGCTGAGTTCGGTATTCGTTGGTTTAGTTGTCACATAGTTAGGAA
This portion of the Deltaproteobacteria bacterium genome encodes:
- a CDS encoding bifunctional DNA primase/polymerase, producing MICTIELILSYAAKGWPTIPIEPRGKKPLIPWADFQQRVPTTEEVQAWFEKWPDANIGIVTGKISQLIVVDVDSEQAQATIDKLLPDSLVTPVAKTAKGKHYYFVRPPGGLQNRVRVDGVALDVRCDSGYVVAPPSVHKSGLAYEWIVSPNDAALAELPQSIIDLIEKDSKAQLVATPALSVMST